One window of Enterobacter sp. RHBSTW-00175 genomic DNA carries:
- the mdcE gene encoding biotin-independent malonate decarboxylase subunit gamma has translation MSTSMSRGELWLDTLAPNAKRLEGLCPSVQAADGELNGEAVRFVAVVPDANNHFPRAAQGEVGLLEGWTLAKVVSETVAADANNAVKRPIVAVIDVPSQAYGRREEAFGIHQALAGAAAAYANARLAGHPVIGLIVGKAMSGAFLAHGYQANRLIAFNDKGVLIHAMGKESAARITLRTVEALEKLAATIPPMAYDISNYATLGLLSNLLDISNPDAPSDLDLTQVKTTLQQAINDARQDTTLKNRLGADNRRSSALVRERMRASW, from the coding sequence ATGAGTACTTCAATGAGCCGTGGCGAACTCTGGCTGGACACCCTCGCCCCGAACGCTAAACGTCTGGAAGGGTTATGCCCGTCCGTGCAGGCAGCAGATGGTGAACTTAACGGTGAAGCGGTGCGTTTTGTGGCCGTTGTGCCGGACGCCAACAACCATTTCCCGCGTGCGGCGCAAGGTGAGGTGGGTCTGCTGGAAGGCTGGACCCTGGCAAAAGTGGTGAGCGAAACCGTAGCTGCCGATGCGAACAACGCCGTGAAACGCCCGATTGTGGCGGTAATTGACGTCCCGAGCCAGGCCTATGGCCGTCGTGAAGAGGCGTTTGGTATTCATCAGGCGCTGGCCGGTGCGGCTGCTGCGTATGCCAACGCGCGTCTGGCGGGCCACCCGGTGATTGGGCTTATCGTCGGTAAAGCGATGTCCGGTGCATTTCTGGCGCACGGCTACCAGGCTAACCGTCTGATCGCCTTCAATGACAAGGGGGTGCTGATCCACGCGATGGGTAAAGAGTCAGCCGCACGTATCACGCTGCGCACCGTCGAGGCGCTGGAAAAACTGGCGGCGACTATTCCGCCAATGGCGTATGACATTAGCAACTACGCCACGCTGGGGCTGCTCTCTAACCTCCTGGACATCAGCAACCCGGATGCACCATCCGATCTCGATCTGACGCAGGTGAAGACCACGCTGCAACAGGCCATCAATGACGCTCGTCAGGACACCACGTTAAAAAATCGTTTGGGTGCTGATAACCGTCGCAGCTCTGCTCTGGTACGCGAACGTATGCGAGCAAGCTGGTAA
- a CDS encoding AEC family transporter has product MTYVIVHALAPIFVIMLLGFWAGKAKMVDNKNVSLLNIFVMDFALPAALFSATVQTPWTGIVAQSPLILVLTLAMWITYAAIYFLATSVFKKSPQDAAVLTLTVALPNYAALGLPILGSVLGEGSSTSLSVAVSIACGSVLMTPFCLLILEREKARAEGNNTGSTLSMLPVLMWRSIKKPIVMGPLLGVILSAIGIKMPELVLAAIKPLGLSATAAALFLTGVILSARKLQINTMVITSTIAKLLIQPAIAWGIVLIFGLHGSVAITAILMIALSAGFFGVVFGNRFGVQSPDAEAVLLLSSVLCILSLPLFISLTSGM; this is encoded by the coding sequence ATGACTTACGTAATTGTTCATGCTCTTGCACCGATTTTCGTCATCATGCTGCTGGGATTCTGGGCCGGTAAGGCAAAGATGGTCGATAACAAAAATGTGTCCCTGCTTAATATCTTCGTGATGGATTTTGCGTTACCTGCCGCGCTGTTCAGCGCCACCGTACAAACGCCGTGGACCGGCATTGTGGCTCAGTCGCCGCTGATCCTGGTCTTGACCCTGGCGATGTGGATTACCTATGCGGCCATTTACTTCCTGGCGACCAGCGTCTTTAAAAAATCTCCGCAAGATGCCGCGGTACTGACGCTCACCGTTGCCCTGCCGAACTACGCCGCGCTTGGTCTGCCGATTCTGGGCAGCGTGCTGGGTGAAGGTTCTTCGACATCGCTCTCCGTCGCGGTTTCCATCGCCTGTGGTTCAGTGCTGATGACGCCGTTCTGCCTGCTGATCCTGGAGCGCGAAAAAGCGCGTGCCGAAGGGAATAACACCGGCTCAACGCTCTCTATGCTGCCGGTGCTGATGTGGCGCTCGATTAAAAAGCCGATTGTGATGGGCCCGCTGCTGGGGGTGATTTTATCTGCCATCGGCATCAAAATGCCGGAACTGGTGCTGGCGGCCATCAAACCACTGGGACTGTCCGCAACCGCTGCCGCGCTGTTCCTGACCGGGGTGATCCTCTCGGCGCGTAAGCTGCAGATCAACACCATGGTTATTACTTCCACTATTGCCAAGCTGCTGATCCAGCCAGCGATTGCCTGGGGTATTGTGCTGATTTTCGGTCTGCACGGCTCCGTGGCAATTACCGCTATCCTGATGATTGCGCTGTCTGCGGGCTTCTTCGGCGTGGTGTTCGGTAACCGCTTTGGTGTGCAGTCGCCGGATGCTGAAGCCGTGCTGCTGTTAAGTTCCGTACTGTGTATCCTGTCGCTGCCGCTGTTTATCTCGCTGACTTCAGGAATGTAA
- a CDS encoding YheU family protein — MIIPWQDLAPETLDNLIESFVLREGTDYGEQERSLEQKVNDVKRQLKSGEVVLVWSELHETVNIMPRNAFHD; from the coding sequence ATGATTATCCCCTGGCAGGATCTGGCGCCCGAAACGCTCGATAATCTTATTGAAAGCTTTGTATTACGCGAAGGCACAGATTATGGTGAACAAGAACGTTCGCTTGAACAAAAGGTCAACGATGTAAAGCGCCAGCTCAAAAGTGGCGAGGTGGTGCTGGTATGGTCTGAGCTGCACGAAACGGTCAATATCATGCCCCGCAATGCCTTTCACGACTGA
- a CDS encoding hydrolase, whose amino-acid sequence MTQIIPSDFDIAAEESAEFVPMRGVANRHLQTMLPRLIRRKVQFTPHWQRLDLPDGDFLDLAWSEEPEQAKHKPRLVVFHGLEGSLYSPYAHGLIQAAKEHGWLGVVMHFRGCSGEPNRQKRIYHSGETEDGTWFLHWLSDNFGTVPTAAVGYSLGGNMLACLLAKEGDTVPLDAAVIVSAPFMLEQCSYHMEKGFSRVYQRYLLNLLKANAARKLKAYPDTLPVSLRQLKKVRRIREFDDLITAKIHGFADAIDYYRQCSAMPLLSKITKPTLIIHAKDDPFMDHHSIPAQEFLPANVQYQLTEHGGHVGFVGGTLRRPQMWLETRIPAWLTAFLDGKK is encoded by the coding sequence ATGACCCAAATCATCCCATCAGACTTCGACATTGCAGCCGAAGAGAGCGCAGAATTTGTGCCCATGCGTGGCGTAGCCAATCGCCATTTGCAGACCATGTTGCCGCGCCTTATCCGCCGCAAGGTGCAGTTCACCCCACACTGGCAACGTCTGGATTTGCCGGACGGGGACTTTTTGGATCTTGCCTGGAGCGAAGAGCCGGAGCAGGCTAAACATAAACCCCGTCTGGTGGTGTTTCACGGTCTGGAAGGCAGCCTGTACAGCCCATATGCACATGGTCTGATCCAGGCGGCGAAAGAGCATGGTTGGCTCGGCGTGGTGATGCATTTTCGCGGGTGCAGCGGTGAGCCAAATCGCCAGAAGCGCATTTACCATTCAGGCGAAACCGAAGACGGCACCTGGTTTTTACACTGGCTGAGTGACAATTTTGGTACGGTGCCCACGGCGGCCGTGGGCTATTCGCTGGGAGGTAATATGCTGGCCTGCCTGCTGGCGAAAGAGGGTGACACGGTTCCTCTGGACGCTGCGGTGATTGTCTCTGCCCCGTTTATGCTGGAGCAGTGCAGCTACCATATGGAAAAAGGCTTTTCCCGGGTGTATCAGCGTTATCTGCTCAACCTGCTGAAAGCCAATGCCGCGCGTAAGCTCAAAGCCTACCCGGACACTCTGCCGGTAAGTCTGCGTCAGCTGAAGAAGGTGCGTCGTATTCGCGAGTTCGACGACTTGATCACCGCCAAAATTCACGGTTTTGCCGATGCGATAGATTACTATCGCCAGTGCAGCGCCATGCCACTGTTGAGCAAAATCACCAAACCGACGCTTATCATCCATGCGAAAGATGATCCGTTCATGGATCATCACTCCATCCCCGCGCAGGAATTTCTGCCCGCCAACGTGCAGTACCAACTGACTGAACATGGCGGTCATGTTGGCTTTGTGGGTGGTACGCTCAGACGCCCGCAGATGTGGCTGGAAACACGCATTCCAGCCTGGCTCACCGCTTTTCTGGACGGTAAAAAATGA
- a CDS encoding phosphoribulokinase, translating to MSARHPVIAVTGSSGAGTTTTSLAFRKIFAQLNLRSAEVEGDSFHRYTRPEMDMAIRKARDLGKHISYFGPDANDFGLLEQTFKEYGQTGKGQSRKYLHTYDEAVPWNQVPGTFTPWQPLPEPTDVLFYEGLHGGVVTTQHDVARHVDLLVGVVPIVNLEWIQKLTRDTSERGHSREAVMDSVVRSMEDYINFLTPQFSRTHINFQRVPTVDTSNPFAAKSIPSLDESFVVIHFRNLEGIDYPWLLAMLQGSFISHMNTLVVPGGKMGLAMELIMSPLVQRLMEGKQIA from the coding sequence ATGTCTGCCAGACATCCGGTTATTGCCGTTACAGGCTCAAGTGGTGCGGGTACAACCACCACCAGCCTCGCCTTTCGCAAGATTTTCGCGCAACTGAATTTACGGTCCGCAGAGGTAGAAGGTGATAGCTTTCACCGCTACACCCGCCCTGAAATGGATATGGCGATCCGCAAAGCTCGCGATCTCGGCAAACACATCAGCTATTTTGGGCCAGATGCCAACGATTTCGGTCTGCTGGAGCAGACTTTCAAAGAATACGGACAGACCGGCAAAGGCCAGTCGCGGAAGTATCTGCACACCTATGACGAAGCCGTTCCCTGGAATCAGGTACCAGGGACATTCACCCCCTGGCAGCCTCTTCCCGAACCTACCGACGTGCTATTTTATGAAGGATTACATGGCGGCGTGGTGACCACGCAGCATGATGTGGCGCGCCACGTGGACCTGTTGGTCGGCGTTGTGCCGATTGTGAACCTGGAGTGGATCCAGAAGCTGACGCGCGATACCAGCGAGCGCGGTCATTCACGCGAAGCGGTGATGGATTCGGTTGTTCGTTCGATGGAAGATTACATTAACTTCCTGACGCCGCAGTTCTCACGCACCCACATCAACTTCCAGCGCGTGCCGACGGTAGATACCTCCAACCCGTTTGCGGCCAAAAGCATTCCCTCGCTGGACGAAAGCTTTGTGGTTATTCATTTCCGCAATCTCGAAGGCATTGATTACCCCTGGCTGCTGGCCATGCTGCAAGGCTCATTCATTTCGCATATGAATACGTTGGTAGTGCCGGGCGGGAAAATGGGGCTGGCGATGGAACTGATTATGTCACCGCTGGTGCAGCGGTTGATGGAAGGGAAGCAGATCGCGTGA
- a CDS encoding biotin-independent malonate decarboxylase subunit beta, producing MRDDSSFIELKARQRAQALLDDGSYRELLDPFEGIISPWLGPQGIVPQADDGMVVAKGTINGQPAVVVAIEGAFQGGSMGEVSGAKMAAALELAAEDNRNGIPTQAVLCLETGGVRLQEANLGLAAIADIHAAIVDLRRYTPVVGIVAGTVGCFGGMSIAAALCSYLIVTREARLGLNGPQVIEQEAGIEEYDSRDRPFIWSMTGGEVRYQSGLVDALVGDGINAVKGAMNDAIAKGVPAKHRTDNYDDYLNRLTHFDTRKQADAEQINALFAREVK from the coding sequence ATGCGTGATGACAGCAGCTTTATCGAATTAAAAGCACGCCAGCGTGCGCAGGCGCTGCTGGATGACGGCAGCTACCGCGAACTGCTGGATCCGTTTGAAGGGATTATCTCGCCGTGGCTGGGGCCACAGGGCATTGTTCCACAGGCCGATGACGGCATGGTGGTGGCGAAGGGCACGATCAACGGTCAACCTGCGGTTGTGGTCGCCATTGAAGGTGCGTTCCAGGGCGGCAGCATGGGCGAAGTGTCCGGTGCCAAAATGGCGGCCGCGCTGGAACTGGCGGCGGAAGATAACCGCAACGGCATTCCGACTCAGGCGGTGTTATGCCTCGAAACCGGCGGCGTGCGCTTGCAGGAAGCCAACCTTGGCCTGGCGGCGATCGCTGATATTCACGCCGCGATTGTTGACCTGCGTCGCTACACCCCGGTCGTCGGGATTGTCGCCGGTACCGTGGGCTGCTTCGGCGGGATGTCCATCGCGGCGGCGCTTTGTAGCTATCTGATTGTGACCCGTGAAGCGCGTCTTGGCCTGAACGGCCCGCAGGTTATCGAGCAGGAAGCGGGGATTGAAGAATACGACTCCCGCGACCGGCCGTTTATCTGGAGCATGACCGGGGGCGAGGTGCGCTACCAAAGCGGGCTGGTGGATGCGCTGGTCGGTGACGGGATCAACGCGGTGAAAGGTGCGATGAACGACGCGATTGCCAAAGGCGTTCCGGCCAAACATCGCACCGATAACTATGACGATTACCTGAACCGTTTGACGCATTTCGACACCCGCAAGCAGGCCGATGCCGAACAGATTAACGCGCTTTTTGCCCGGGAGGTGAAATGA
- the mdcC gene encoding malonate decarboxylase acyl carrier protein, with amino-acid sequence MEKITLTVPASRALRGRALAGVVGSGDMEVLFTAEPGQTLTIDITTSVDNSRGRWEALFSRLQTVSSLPAGTLTIHDFGATPGVARIRIEQVFEGVSHA; translated from the coding sequence ATGGAAAAAATCACATTGACCGTGCCAGCCAGCCGCGCGTTACGCGGCAGGGCGCTGGCAGGGGTTGTCGGTTCCGGGGATATGGAGGTGCTTTTCACCGCCGAACCGGGCCAGACGTTAACCATTGATATCACCACTTCCGTCGACAACAGCCGTGGTCGTTGGGAAGCCTTGTTCAGCCGTCTGCAAACCGTCAGCAGTCTGCCTGCCGGCACGTTGACCATCCACGATTTCGGCGCGACGCCGGGCGTGGCGCGCATTCGTATCGAACAGGTCTTTGAAGGGGTGAGCCATGCGTGA
- a CDS encoding malonate decarboxylase holo-ACP synthase, which produces MTTTLRPHDLIWLSARNALEGITESWVDAAWHIGLPVVVRRDVDNNGRIPVGVRGLRRDQRAAGWVKPENVLRVVTPEALSVTADLLRSPFVTQPPVQVALQLSQQAWPWAWGITGSTGYALATGIPVIHADSDLDLLIRAPEPISPDTFTAWQSQLSRALCRADTQVDTPEGGFALAEWLRDGKILLKTRRGPRLVADPWHREE; this is translated from the coding sequence ATGACCACAACATTACGCCCACACGACCTCATCTGGCTTAGCGCGCGCAATGCCCTGGAAGGGATCACCGAATCCTGGGTGGATGCTGCCTGGCATATCGGCCTGCCGGTCGTGGTGCGGCGTGATGTTGATAACAATGGCCGTATTCCCGTTGGCGTGCGCGGTCTGCGCCGCGACCAGCGTGCGGCCGGGTGGGTGAAGCCCGAAAACGTCCTCCGCGTCGTTACGCCTGAGGCGTTGAGCGTGACGGCCGATCTGCTGCGCTCTCCGTTTGTTACCCAGCCACCGGTTCAGGTGGCGCTGCAGCTTTCTCAGCAGGCGTGGCCGTGGGCGTGGGGTATTACCGGCAGCACAGGCTATGCGCTGGCGACCGGCATTCCGGTAATACATGCCGACAGCGATCTTGATCTGCTGATCCGCGCCCCTGAGCCGATTTCCCCTGATACTTTTACCGCCTGGCAGTCGCAGCTCAGCCGCGCATTGTGCCGGGCGGATACGCAGGTTGATACGCCGGAAGGGGGCTTTGCGCTGGCAGAGTGGCTGCGTGACGGAAAAATACTGCTGAAAACCCGCCGTGGACCGCGCCTGGTGGCGGATCCGTGGCACAGGGAGGAGTGA
- the mdcA gene encoding malonate decarboxylase subunit alpha has protein sequence MLSGQTPTRQWNTRRSEKARRLASVPVQGKVLPTGDLVAMLEKLIAPGDKVVLEGNNQKQADFLSRSLAEVNPQIVHDLHMIMPSVGRSEHLDIFEKGIARKLDFSFSGTQSLRISQLLEDGQLEIGAIHTYIELYSRLYVDLSPNVALIAGFKADRKGNLYTGASTEDTPALVEAAAFHDGIVIAQVNELVDDECDLPRVDIPGSWIDYVVVADKPFFIEPLFTRDPRLIKQEHILMAMMAIKGIYAEHQVQSLNHGIGFNTAAIELLLPTYGEQLGLKGKICKHWTLNPHPTLIPAIESGWVESVHCFGGELGMEEYIRARPDVFFTGADGSMRSNRAFCQLAGQYAVDMFIGSTLQVDGYANSSTVTRGRLSGFGGAPNMGHDPHGRRHATPAWLNMITEPDPMQRGKKLVVQMVETFQAGVKPTFVEKLDAVEVAKASGMPLAPVMIYGDDVTHVLTEEGIAYLYRAKDLEERRAMVAAVAGITDIGLGVDAKRVAELRQSGKVVYPEDMGIRRTDATRSLLAAGSVSDLVEWSGGLYNPPAKFRSW, from the coding sequence ATGTTATCTGGGCAAACACCCACCCGGCAATGGAACACGCGACGCAGTGAGAAAGCGCGTCGTCTGGCATCCGTACCGGTGCAGGGCAAGGTACTGCCAACCGGCGATCTTGTCGCCATGCTGGAAAAACTGATCGCCCCTGGCGACAAAGTCGTCCTGGAAGGCAACAACCAGAAGCAGGCGGATTTCCTTTCTCGCTCACTTGCTGAAGTGAACCCGCAAATCGTCCACGACCTGCATATGATCATGCCAAGCGTCGGGCGTAGCGAACATCTGGATATCTTTGAGAAAGGTATCGCCCGCAAGCTGGACTTCTCCTTCTCCGGGACGCAAAGCCTGCGTATCTCGCAGCTGCTCGAAGACGGGCAACTCGAAATTGGTGCCATCCATACTTACATCGAGCTTTATTCCCGCCTGTACGTCGACCTTTCGCCAAACGTGGCGCTGATTGCTGGTTTCAAAGCCGACCGCAAAGGCAACCTCTACACCGGTGCCAGCACCGAAGATACTCCGGCGCTGGTAGAGGCCGCTGCCTTCCATGATGGGATTGTTATCGCGCAGGTTAACGAGCTGGTGGACGACGAGTGTGACCTGCCGCGTGTTGATATTCCTGGCTCCTGGATTGATTACGTTGTCGTAGCTGATAAACCGTTCTTTATCGAACCGCTGTTTACCCGAGACCCGCGTCTGATCAAGCAGGAACACATCCTGATGGCGATGATGGCGATTAAAGGCATCTACGCGGAACATCAGGTGCAGTCCCTGAACCACGGGATTGGCTTTAACACCGCTGCGATTGAGCTGCTGCTGCCCACCTACGGCGAACAGCTCGGTCTGAAGGGAAAAATCTGTAAACACTGGACGCTGAACCCGCACCCTACGCTTATTCCGGCAATTGAAAGCGGCTGGGTGGAAAGCGTGCACTGCTTCGGCGGCGAACTGGGAATGGAAGAGTATATCCGCGCCCGTCCTGACGTCTTCTTTACCGGTGCTGACGGCTCTATGCGGTCCAACCGTGCCTTCTGCCAGCTGGCGGGTCAGTACGCGGTGGATATGTTTATCGGTTCTACCTTGCAGGTTGACGGTTACGCCAACTCCTCAACGGTCACGCGTGGTCGTCTTTCCGGCTTCGGCGGCGCGCCAAACATGGGTCATGACCCGCACGGTCGTCGTCACGCCACGCCAGCCTGGCTGAACATGATCACCGAGCCTGACCCAATGCAGCGCGGTAAAAAACTGGTCGTGCAAATGGTCGAAACCTTCCAGGCCGGTGTGAAACCCACCTTCGTGGAAAAACTCGATGCCGTCGAGGTGGCTAAAGCCTCCGGGATGCCACTGGCACCGGTGATGATCTACGGCGATGACGTTACCCACGTGCTCACGGAAGAGGGGATTGCCTACCTCTATCGTGCGAAAGACCTCGAAGAACGTCGCGCCATGGTGGCCGCAGTTGCCGGTATCACCGACATCGGTCTGGGCGTTGACGCTAAACGCGTGGCGGAACTGCGCCAGAGCGGCAAAGTGGTTTACCCGGAAGATATGGGTATTCGCCGCACCGACGCCACTCGCTCTCTGCTGGCGGCAGGTAGCGTGTCTGACCTGGTTGAATGGTCCGGCGGTCTTTACAACCCACCTGCGAAATTCCGGAGCTGGTAA
- a CDS encoding triphosphoribosyl-dephospho-CoA synthase — protein MKLLPQIQVEGGAEWLARTATQCLIDEARLSPKPGLVDSRGNGAHHDLSLALMERSAHSLTSTFQVLAQHSWQRPADIALRQTVGRLGREGEQQMMAATGGVNTHRGAIWALGLLVSAVAMLGGDAKANVVANTAAQLAKLPDDAAPKVFSKGLRATHRYRVPGAREEAQQAFPHVMQRALPQLRLSRLNGSSEVQARLDALMAIMTSLTDTCVLSRAGMEGLDAMQDGARAVLNAGGCATTAGQQALANLDRQMLALNASPGGAADLLAATLFLDRIETPNSKH, from the coding sequence ATGAAACTTCTGCCCCAGATTCAGGTTGAAGGTGGTGCCGAATGGCTGGCGCGAACCGCCACGCAGTGTCTGATTGACGAAGCACGTTTAAGCCCGAAACCCGGTCTGGTGGACAGTCGGGGGAACGGCGCGCACCACGATTTATCGCTTGCGCTGATGGAGCGCTCTGCGCACAGCCTGACCTCCACGTTTCAGGTGCTGGCGCAGCACAGCTGGCAGCGTCCGGCAGATATTGCGCTTAGGCAAACCGTCGGGCGGCTTGGCCGCGAAGGCGAGCAGCAAATGATGGCCGCAACCGGTGGCGTGAACACCCATCGTGGCGCGATTTGGGCGCTGGGATTGCTGGTGAGCGCGGTAGCGATGCTGGGCGGCGATGCAAAGGCAAATGTCGTCGCTAACACCGCCGCGCAACTGGCAAAACTGCCGGACGATGCCGCACCGAAGGTGTTCAGTAAAGGCTTGCGCGCCACGCATCGCTACCGTGTGCCAGGCGCACGCGAAGAGGCTCAGCAGGCCTTCCCGCACGTTATGCAGCGTGCGCTGCCACAGCTTCGTCTCAGCCGTCTTAATGGCAGCAGTGAAGTTCAGGCCAGGCTCGATGCACTAATGGCCATCATGACGTCGCTCACCGACACCTGCGTGCTGTCGCGCGCCGGGATGGAGGGGCTGGACGCCATGCAGGACGGCGCGCGTGCGGTGCTGAACGCCGGAGGTTGTGCAACGACTGCGGGCCAGCAGGCGCTGGCAAACCTGGATCGTCAGATGCTGGCGCTTAACGCTTCACCGGGCGGCGCTGCTGACCTGCTTGCCGCCACGCTGTTCCTCGACCGTATCGAGACGCCAAATTCAAAGCATTAA